The window GCCACGGACGAAGGGGGTATCTACACGCTCAACGCGGCGCGTTCGTTCCAGACGTTCGTCCGCGAGGTCGACAACCTGCTGGTCTTCGACAACGACGTCTGGCGCAGCGCCGGCGAATCCGTCCAGGACGGCTACGATCGGATCAACCGCGAGATCGTCGAACGGTTCGGACTGTTGTTCGCGGCCGGCGAAGTCGACGATGACGACGACGTCGCCGAGAGCGTCGTCGACTCCTCGGAGATCATCAACACCCTCGAGGAGGGCGTCTCGACGATCGGCTACGCCCGCGAGGAGGTCGATACGTCGGGCGGACTGCTCTCGTCGTTCCGCGGCGACGAGGAGTTCGACGAGGGACAGGCGACGAACCGGATGACGAGTCTCGTCCGCAAGGCGACGCTCGGCCGGCTCACGCTTCCCTGCGACGTCTCGAGTGCCGACCGTGGGCTGGTCGTCGCGACCGGCCCCGCGGAGCACCTCAATCGGAAGGGCGTCGAACGCGGCCGCCAGTGGCTCGAGGACGAGACCGGGAGCATGGAGATCCGCGGCGGCGACTACCCGCTGTCGGACCGCGACGAGGTCGGCGCGATCGTCCTTCTGTCGGGCGTCACCGACGTACCGCGGGTCGACCAGCTCCAGGAGGTCGCCATCGAAGCACAGGAGACGACCGAGTCGGTGCGCGCGAACGCCCAGGACGAGTTCGCCTCGCTGATGGACACCGGCGGGGAACTCGACGCGCTGTTCTAATCCGATCGCCGCGGCCGACGAACGTTTTCGCCGTCGCTTCGACTCAGCCGTTCTCACGGTCTCCTGTCCTCGAGAGCCACGACCGGAGGGAACTTTAAGAGAGTTGACTGTGTCCGTACGAGCAGGACGGTCGGACACTACCATGACAGACACAGACACAGACACAGACAGAAGCCTTCACCTCCCGGTCGCTGCACAGCCGAGCGTCGATACCATCGTCGACTACGCTCGACGCGGAGAAGAACGCGGCTACGAGTACGCCTGGCTCCCCGAAACGTGGGGCCGGGACGCCCCGACAGTGCTCACGAACATCGCGCGCGAGACCGAGACGATCGGCCTCGGGCCGAGCATCGTCAACGTCTACTCCCGGTCGCCGGCCCTGCTCGGCCAGACCGCGACGACCCTCCAGGAGGTCGCCGATGGCCGTCTCCGGATGGGGATCGCCCCCAGCGGCCCCGCCGTCATCGAGGGCTGGCACGGCGTCGACTTCGACCGCCCGCTACGGCGGACCCGCGAGTACCTCGAGATCATGCGCGCGGTCATGTCCGGCGAGACTGTCAACTACGACGGCCAGATTTTCTCGCTGTCGGGCTTCCGACTGCGCTGTGATCCGCCCGAAGACCCCGTGCCGATCGACGCCGCCGGCATGGGCCCCAAGTCGGTCGAACTCGCCGGCCGGTTCGCCGACGGCTGGCACGCAACCGTCTTCACGTCCGACGGCCTCGAGGATCGACTCGAGGACCTCCGCCGTGGCGCCGACCTGGGCGACCGCGACCCGGAGGACGTCCGCGTCACGCTCTCGCTGACGGCCTGCGCGCTCGAGGACGGCGAGCGCGCCCGCGAACTGGCGCGCGAGCACCTGGCGTTCTACGTCGGTGCGATGGGCACGTACTACCGCGAATCGCTCTCCCGACAGGGGTACGAGGACGAGGCCAACGAGATCGCTGCTGCCTGGGCAAGTGGCGACAAAGAGGGTGCCCTCGAGGCGATTCCGGAGGCGTTGCTCGACGCGATCGGGGCCGCCGGAACCCCCGAACGAGCCCGCGAGGAACTCCGGAAGTTCGAGGAGATCGACGGCCTCGACGATATCGCGATCGGCTTCCCCCGCGGAGCGACCCCCGAAGAGATCGAGGACACGATCGACCACCTCGCGCCCGCGTCGAAGCACTGACCTGCGCCGTCACCGGTCCTCGCTCGTTCGACCGGCGTTGCCCCGGTCCATGACACAGCAGCGCCTCGAGAGCCGATTTCTTCCGACATCGACCGTCGGATGGGTCCTCGCGAACTAAACGAATTCCTGAAAGTTCCGTTAGCGAGAGAATAACGAACTATGATATTGGCTTCGAGTCCTCCATGGGCAGCCAGAACCGTTCGGGGCGTACCACGGGGTCGACGATGCGAGAGGCAGTCAAATCGGTTCTCTTCCGCGGCGATGGGGCGACGACGATCGAAGAGTGCCGGCGCTGTGGAAAGACGATCGACGGGGCAGAGGGGGACTGTCCGGCTTGCGGCTGTGCCGATTTCGTCGAGTATCGAATTCAGTAACGCATCGGCTTTTCAGTCGGTTGCCTATCTGTCCCAGTAGCAACACCCCAACGGGAGCTACTCCCCGGATGGAAGCGGACCCGTCTCGATCCCGTCACGTCGTCCGTCGAGCACGCCGAACCGCTCCTCCCGCCGCGACTCGAGCCAGTAGAGGAGCCGTTCGGCCCACTCGAGTTTGCGGGCCTTG of the Halobiforma lacisalsi AJ5 genome contains:
- a CDS encoding tubulin/FtsZ family protein; the encoded protein is MKLALIGFGQAGGKVVDEFLAYDEAIGGGFINSAIAVNSATTDLKGLEYVPKENRVLIGQARVKGHGVGADNELGATVTEEDIDEIQGAIDRIPVHEIDAFLIVAGMGGGTGSGGAPVLAKHLKRIYNEPVYGLGILPATDEGGIYTLNAARSFQTFVREVDNLLVFDNDVWRSAGESVQDGYDRINREIVERFGLLFAAGEVDDDDDVAESVVDSSEIINTLEEGVSTIGYAREEVDTSGGLLSSFRGDEEFDEGQATNRMTSLVRKATLGRLTLPCDVSSADRGLVVATGPAEHLNRKGVERGRQWLEDETGSMEIRGGDYPLSDRDEVGAIVLLSGVTDVPRVDQLQEVAIEAQETTESVRANAQDEFASLMDTGGELDALF
- a CDS encoding TIGR04024 family LLM class F420-dependent oxidoreductase, producing MTDTDTDTDRSLHLPVAAQPSVDTIVDYARRGEERGYEYAWLPETWGRDAPTVLTNIARETETIGLGPSIVNVYSRSPALLGQTATTLQEVADGRLRMGIAPSGPAVIEGWHGVDFDRPLRRTREYLEIMRAVMSGETVNYDGQIFSLSGFRLRCDPPEDPVPIDAAGMGPKSVELAGRFADGWHATVFTSDGLEDRLEDLRRGADLGDRDPEDVRVTLSLTACALEDGERARELAREHLAFYVGAMGTYYRESLSRQGYEDEANEIAAAWASGDKEGALEAIPEALLDAIGAAGTPERAREELRKFEEIDGLDDIAIGFPRGATPEEIEDTIDHLAPASKH